The Setaria viridis chromosome 6, Setaria_viridis_v4.0, whole genome shotgun sequence genome contains a region encoding:
- the LOC117861752 gene encoding indole-2-monooxygenase-like gives MLLRLGTVPNLVVSSPRAAQLVMRTHDHAFASRPTSRISDALLYGSSDIGFSPYGEHWRQLRRLVTTHLFSVKKVNSYRLARQDEVRLVMEKIREAVAGCKVVDISEMMNTFANDIVCRAVSGKFFRAEGRNKLFRELIVTISSLIDGFNLEEYFPGLANVLGSLTSWFASNKAEKTHKIWDELLETIISDHEGRGRSSEQGHVVGGGVEQEETDFVDVLLSVQKEYGITRDHIKAILMDMFAAGTDTSSLVLELAMAELMRSPQLMTKLQAEVRENTPKGQEMVAQDDIASMTYLRAAAVSHLRPPPHVHRRPSAVLRHRRHHHLLGPVQRQPCGPGNGQRILEVAVKWAAIGVEARLPRELASDSDRNRG, from the exons atgctcctccgcctcggcacCGTCCCGAACCTGGTCGTGTCGTCGCCGCGCGCTGCGCAGCTTGTCATGCGCACGCACGACCACGCCTTCGCCTCGCGGCCGACGTCCAGGATCTCGGACGCCCTGCTTTACGGGTCGTCGGACATCGGCTTCTCCCCCTACGGCGAGCACTGGCGCCAGCTCAGGAGGCTCGTCACCACGCACCTCTTCTCCGTCAAGAAGGTGAACTCATACCGCCTCGCCCGGCAAGACGAG GTGCGCCTGGTTATGGAGAAGATCCGGGAGGCGGTGGCCGGGTGCAAGGTGGTGGACATCAGCGAGATGATGAACACGTTCGCAAACGACATCGTGTGCCGGGCCGTGTCGGGCAAGTTCTTCAGGGCGGAAGGCCGGAACAAGCTCTTCCGGGAGCTGATCGTGACGATCAGTAGTTTGATTGATGGGTTCAACCTGGAAGAGTACTTCCCAGGGCTAGCAAACGTGTTAGGTTCGCTCACCAGCTGGTTTGCGAGTAACAAGGCCGAGAAGACACACAAAATATGGGATGAGTTGCTTGAAACGATAATAAGCGACCACGAGGGACGGGGAAGAAGCTCTGAGCAGGGGCATGTTGTTGGCGGTGGTGTTGAGCAAGAAGAGACTGACTTCGTCGATGTGTTACTCTCAGTTCAGAAGGAGTATGGTATCACCAGAGACCATATCAAGGCCATCTTAATG GACATGTTTGCTGCGGGCACGGACACGTCATCATTAGTTCTAGAACTCGCGATGGCGGAGCTCATGCGCAGCCCTCAGCTCATGACCAAGCTACAAGCTGAGGTGAGGGAAAACACACCCAAAGGACAAGAAATGGTGGCGCAAGATGACATAGCTAGCATGACATATCTAAGAGCTGCGGCCGTTTCCCACCTTCGCCCTCCACCccatgtccaccgacgacctTCCGCCGTCCTCCGACATCGAcgccatcatcatcttctggGACCCGTGCAACGCCAACCGTGTGGACCCGGTAATGGCCAGCGCATCCTCGAGGTGGCAGTGAAGTGGGCAGCGATTGGAGTGGAGGCTAGACTGCCACGAGAGCTCGCTTCCGATTCGGATCGGAATCGAGGCTGA
- the LOC117861344 gene encoding uncharacterized protein produces MDSHNIESSNANGFDTRPLKKAKCEQLNDCDLSPSPPSSTSLASSCDNIESSNVYDLDARPLKEEKSEQMNDLDISLSPPSPTTLASSSPEKDSYTIDSIVAEKVACSERIDFESDNDRRILLDDEKHQDQHEQYKVDQTYDYLPQDYEMTDLDYCAQITIETSLKDDILVKIDDIFIRQAQLSCLLDSEKFLNDDVISAYICCIKDQAHLESRNDVKFYFENPFISVLLKRDGKLGVGEDGNHITKIVRNYLKHEMILIPINIKEKHWYLAIINTQKCEIQVLDSLCWDFNRGDLADTLQGLQYHLNIIGRQQNLISHNWKDLQVISWIITEQLQEPMQKDGSSCGLFMLKFMEYWTGNSLSHPITQEDINHFRFKLAGILLCWKTNTAQTTPQNISLLGSSDGQKEPKASDSLSEETKYQSLMSVLSKISVHELVGGLCDYIKSINYPETLLKVWVRNSKPYSISLTLRKLQEILKEDLPMDRDCFNLVIRKFMFDDIQMMNKTKGTISKHYLDTRFWVCSYNRNLNIFFFFLRFVTLDDTQTSVKR; encoded by the exons ATGGATTCTCATAACATTGAATCAAGCAATGCTAATGGTTTTGATACTCGACCCTTAAAGAAAGCAAAATGTGAACAATTGAATGATTGCGATTTATCACCATCGCCTCCATCATCAACCTCCCTGGCATCATCATGTGATAACATTGAATCAAGCAATGTTTATGATTTAGATGCTCGGCCCTTGAAGGAAGAAAAATCTGAACAGATGAATGATCTTGACATATCACTATCACCTCCATCACCAACCACCCTggcatcatcatctccg gaaaaagATTCTTACACTATTGATTCAATTGTTGCCGAGAAAGTGGCATGTTCTGAACGGATTGACTTTGAATCAGATAATGACAGAAGAATTCTATTAGATGACGAGAAGCATCAAGATCAACATGAACAATACAAAGTTGATCAAACATATGACTATCTCCCACAAG ATTATGAAATGACCGACCTAGACTACTGTGCTCAAATAACAATAGAAACATCTTTGAAAGATGATATACTTGTGAAGATAGATGACATCTTTATCAGACAAGCTCAATTGTCATGCTTGCTAGATTCAGAAAAATTCCTAAATGATGAT GTCATCAGCGCATATATATGTTGCATAAAGGATCAAGCCCATTTAGAAAGTAGGAATGATGTTAAATTTTACTTTGAGAATCCCTTTATTTCTGTATTGCTAAAAAGGGATGGCAAGCTTGGAGTAGGTGAAGATGGTAACCATATCACAAAGATTGTCAGAAACTATCTTAAGCATGAAATG ATTCTTATTCCAATAAATATCAAAGAAAAACATTGGTATTTGGCTATTATTAACACACAGAAGTGTGAAATACAAGTACTTGACTCATTGTGTTGGGACTTCAACCGAGGTGACCTTGCTGATACG CTACAAGGACTACAATATCATTTGAACATAATTGGAAGGCAACAAAACTTGATTAGTCATAACTGGAAAGACCTCCAGGTTATTTCCTGGATAATCACAGAACAACTACAAGAGCCAATGCAGAAAGATGG CTCATCTTGTGGACTGTTCATGCTCAAGTTTATGGAATACTGGACTGGAAATTCACTATCTCATCCTATTACAcag GAAGATATTAATCATTTTAGGTTCAAGTTAGCAGGTATACTATTATGTTGGAAAACAAACACAGCACAAACAACTCCTCAAAATATCTCATTGTTGGGAAGTTCAGATGGCCAAAAAGAACCCAAGGCATCAGATTCATTATCAGAGGAAACAAAATACCAATCATTAATGTCTGTTCTTTCTAAGATCAGTGTACATGAGTTAGTTGGCGGCCTTTGTGACTACATCAAATCAATTAATTATCCAGAAACATTGTT AAAAGTATGGGTGCGaaactccaagccatattcCATTAGCTTGACTCTCAGGAAACTGCAAGAAATACTGAAGGAAGATCTGCCCATGGACCGTGATTGTTTTAATTTGGTTATTCGAAAATTCATGTTTGATGACATCCAAATGATGAACAAAACCAAAGGAACAATATCAAAGCATTATCTAGACACGCGGTTTTGGGTATGTTCTTATAATCGTAATCTaaatatattcttttttttcctcaggTTTGTAACCTTGGACGACACCCAAACTTCCGTAAAAAGATAG